A stretch of the Streptomyces venezuelae genome encodes the following:
- the npdG gene encoding NADPH-dependent F420 reductase has product MTSTESNSKPAAKDPWNLPDVSGLVVGVLGGTGDQGRGLAYRLARAGQKVIIGSRAAERARTAADELGLGIEGADNAECARRSDVVIIAVPWDGHAKTLESLRGELAGKLVIDCVNPLGFDKQGAYALKPEEGSAAQQAAALLPDSRVTAAFHHLSAVLLQDESIEEIDTDVMVLGESRADTDLVQALCARIPGMRGVFSGRLRNAHQVESLVANLISVNRRYKAHAGLRVTDV; this is encoded by the coding sequence ATGACCTCCACAGAGAGCAACAGCAAGCCGGCGGCCAAGGACCCCTGGAACCTCCCGGACGTGTCCGGCCTGGTGGTCGGCGTCCTCGGCGGCACCGGCGACCAGGGCCGCGGCCTCGCCTACCGGCTCGCCCGGGCCGGCCAGAAGGTGATCATCGGCTCCCGGGCCGCCGAGCGCGCCCGGACCGCCGCCGACGAGCTCGGCCTGGGCATCGAGGGCGCGGACAACGCCGAATGCGCCCGCCGCAGCGATGTCGTGATCATCGCGGTGCCGTGGGACGGCCACGCCAAGACCCTGGAATCGCTGCGCGGGGAACTCGCCGGCAAGCTCGTGATCGACTGCGTCAACCCGCTCGGCTTCGACAAGCAGGGCGCCTACGCCCTCAAGCCGGAGGAGGGCAGCGCCGCCCAGCAGGCCGCCGCCCTGCTCCCCGACTCCCGGGTCACGGCCGCCTTCCACCACCTCTCGGCCGTCCTGCTCCAGGACGAGTCCATCGAGGAGATCGACACCGATGTGATGGTGCTCGGCGAGTCCCGCGCCGACACCGACCTGGTCCAGGCGCTGTGCGCCCGTATCCCGGGCATGCGGGGCGTCTTCTCGGGCCGGCTCCGCAACGCCCACCAGGTCGAATCCCTGGTCGCCAACCTGATCTCGGTCAACCGCCGCTACAAAGCACACGCCGGCCTGCGGGTCACGGACGTCTGA
- the map gene encoding type I methionyl aminopeptidase: MSGQSLLVPGELSPARSVPGNIRRPEYVGKPAPTPYQGPEVQTPETVEAMRIAGRIAAQAMEEAAKLIAPGVTTDELDRVAHEYMCDHGAYPSTLGYRGFPKSLCSSVNEVICHGIPDSTVLRDGDIVNLDVTAYIGGVHGDNNATYLCGEVDEESRLLVERTREALNRAIKAVRPGRQINVIGRVIESYAKRFGYGVVRDFTGHGINSSFHSGLIIPHYDSPHATTVIEPGMTFTIEPMLTLGTHEYDMWADGWTVVTKDRKRTAQFEHTLVVTDSGAEILTLP; encoded by the coding sequence ATGTCTGGCCAGTCGCTGCTCGTACCAGGGGAGCTCTCTCCCGCCCGTTCCGTCCCCGGAAACATCCGCCGGCCCGAGTACGTGGGGAAGCCCGCGCCCACTCCGTACCAGGGGCCGGAGGTGCAGACGCCCGAGACCGTCGAGGCGATGCGCATCGCCGGCCGGATCGCCGCCCAGGCGATGGAGGAGGCCGCCAAGCTGATCGCACCCGGGGTGACCACCGATGAGCTGGACCGGGTGGCGCACGAGTACATGTGCGACCACGGTGCCTACCCGTCGACGCTGGGGTACCGGGGTTTCCCGAAGTCGCTCTGCTCCTCGGTGAACGAGGTCATCTGCCACGGCATCCCGGACTCCACGGTGCTGCGGGACGGCGACATCGTGAACCTGGACGTGACGGCGTACATCGGCGGGGTCCACGGGGACAACAACGCCACCTACCTGTGCGGGGAGGTGGACGAGGAGTCGCGGCTGCTGGTGGAGCGCACCCGGGAGGCACTGAACCGGGCCATCAAGGCGGTCCGCCCGGGCCGCCAGATCAACGTCATCGGACGGGTCATCGAGTCGTACGCGAAGCGTTTCGGCTACGGCGTGGTCCGGGACTTCACCGGGCACGGCATCAACTCGTCCTTCCACTCCGGCCTGATCATTCCGCACTACGACAGCCCGCACGCGACCACCGTCATCGAACCCGGGATGACCTTCACCATCGAGCCGATGCTGACCCTGGGGACGCACGAGTACGACATGTGGGCGGACGGCTGGACGGTGGTGACCAAGGACCGGAAGCGGACGGCGCAGTTCGAGCACACACTGGTGGTGACGGACAGCGGGGCGGAGATCCTGACCCTGCCGTAG
- a CDS encoding FecCD family ABC transporter permease: MTLPYDPATPRPAAEPTTVTPADSRAGGPARPAAAPKPGATAGIPAGPRAGTSAEPGAETPADPWAGGPAGATAGPRPGNRAGNRAGTPARPEADTPAEPKARTRLRRGTGLAVALLTALVLLALLSAGLGAYRIPTADVLSSVQYRLGLGGAPLDRVAESVLWNVRLPRVVLALLVGASLGCAGALMQGVFGNPLAEPGVIGISAGAAVGAVAAIAFGLSFLGNWTVTACAFIAGLITVGSVYLLSRSGGKTEVVTLILTGIAVNAFAGALIGLFVFFADSGQVNQITFWQLGSLAQATWAKVLAVLPCALAGLFLAPLYARRLDLLSLGERPARHLGVDVERLRLALILLVALLTAAAVAVAGVITFVGLLVPHLLRMANGPGHRFLVPGSALAGALVLVAGDLAARTIAQPAELPLGVLTALLGSPFFFWLLRRTRRKQGGWA, translated from the coding sequence GTGACCCTCCCCTACGACCCCGCCACCCCGCGCCCCGCGGCCGAACCGACGACGGTCACCCCGGCGGATTCCCGGGCCGGCGGCCCGGCGAGACCCGCGGCAGCGCCCAAGCCCGGCGCCACGGCCGGCATCCCGGCGGGCCCCCGGGCCGGAACGTCCGCGGAACCCGGCGCCGAAACCCCGGCAGATCCGTGGGCCGGCGGCCCGGCGGGCGCCACGGCAGGGCCTCGGCCCGGGAACCGGGCCGGGAACCGGGCCGGGACCCCGGCGAGACCCGAGGCCGATACCCCGGCGGAGCCGAAGGCGCGCACACGGCTTCGCCGTGGCACCGGACTGGCCGTCGCCCTCCTCACCGCCCTGGTCCTGCTCGCCCTGCTGTCCGCAGGACTCGGTGCCTACCGGATCCCCACCGCCGACGTGCTGAGCTCCGTCCAGTACCGGCTCGGCCTCGGCGGAGCCCCGCTCGACCGGGTCGCGGAGAGCGTGCTGTGGAACGTACGGCTGCCCCGTGTGGTGCTCGCGCTGCTCGTCGGCGCCAGCCTCGGCTGCGCGGGCGCGCTCATGCAGGGCGTGTTCGGGAACCCGCTCGCCGAGCCCGGGGTCATCGGCATCTCGGCCGGCGCCGCCGTCGGCGCGGTCGCCGCCATCGCCTTCGGGCTCTCCTTCCTCGGCAACTGGACCGTCACCGCCTGCGCGTTCATCGCCGGACTGATCACCGTCGGCTCCGTCTACCTGCTCTCCCGCAGCGGCGGGAAGACCGAAGTGGTCACCCTCATCCTCACCGGCATCGCCGTCAACGCCTTCGCCGGCGCCCTGATCGGCCTGTTCGTCTTCTTCGCGGACAGCGGCCAGGTCAACCAGATCACCTTCTGGCAGCTCGGCTCACTCGCCCAGGCCACCTGGGCGAAGGTGCTCGCCGTACTCCCCTGCGCCCTCGCCGGGCTGTTCCTCGCCCCGCTGTACGCCCGCCGCCTCGACCTGCTCTCGCTGGGCGAACGCCCGGCCCGGCACCTCGGGGTGGACGTGGAGCGGCTGCGTCTCGCGCTGATCCTGCTGGTCGCCCTGCTCACCGCCGCGGCGGTCGCCGTCGCCGGAGTCATCACCTTCGTCGGCCTGCTGGTACCGCACCTGCTGCGGATGGCCAACGGCCCCGGCCACCGCTTCCTGGTGCCCGGCAGCGCTCTCGCCGGAGCCCTGGTGCTGGTGGCCGGCGACCTGGCCGCCCGTACCATCGCCCAGCCGGCCGAGCTGCCGCTCGGCGTGCTGACCGCGCTCCTCGGCAGTCCGTTCTTCTTCTGGCTGCTGCGCCGCACCCGCCGGAAGCAGGGAGGCTGGGCATGA
- a CDS encoding hemin ABC transporter substrate-binding protein, producing MPTPAASTRFPRLAVAFAALALAVTGCAGNAADPGPSARPAAAPDRVEPLAPVPVPALPATVPSADGRQVTITSADRIVPLTGSLSEIVYSLGLGPKVVARDITTTFEQAAQLPVVTRAHDVSAESVLSLRPTLVIAETTTGPAEAVQQIRDAGIPLLVVAPAKSLDDVPQRIGAVAQALGVPQAGEQLRQRTADRIATARKEIPAEAGAGGGAGASKKPRVAFLYLRGTASVYMLGGAQSGAASLLEAAGAVDAGKESGLDKDFTPITSEALAAAAPDAILVMAKGLESVGGVDGLVKIPGVAQTPAGMDRRVVTVDDGILLNYGPRTDQVLSALIAQLYHPGKA from the coding sequence GTGCCTACGCCCGCCGCTTCAACCCGCTTTCCCCGCTTGGCCGTTGCCTTCGCGGCACTGGCCCTGGCGGTGACCGGATGCGCAGGGAACGCCGCCGACCCGGGCCCCTCGGCCCGGCCGGCCGCCGCACCGGACCGGGTGGAGCCGCTCGCACCGGTGCCGGTGCCGGCGCTGCCGGCGACCGTCCCCTCGGCCGACGGCCGACAGGTCACCATCACCTCGGCGGACCGGATCGTGCCGCTGACCGGCAGCCTCAGCGAGATCGTGTATTCGCTGGGCCTGGGCCCGAAGGTGGTGGCCCGGGACATCACCACCACCTTCGAACAGGCCGCACAGCTGCCGGTGGTGACACGAGCACATGACGTCTCGGCGGAGAGCGTGCTCTCGCTGCGCCCGACCCTGGTCATCGCAGAGACCACCACCGGCCCGGCCGAGGCGGTGCAGCAGATCCGCGATGCGGGCATCCCGCTGCTGGTCGTGGCCCCGGCCAAGTCCCTGGACGACGTACCGCAGCGGATCGGCGCGGTGGCGCAGGCGCTGGGCGTGCCGCAGGCCGGGGAGCAGCTCAGGCAGCGCACCGCCGACCGGATCGCCACGGCCCGCAAGGAGATCCCCGCGGAGGCGGGCGCGGGCGGCGGGGCGGGGGCGTCGAAGAAGCCGCGGGTGGCCTTCCTCTACCTGCGCGGCACGGCCTCCGTGTACATGCTGGGCGGCGCCCAATCCGGCGCGGCCTCGCTGCTGGAGGCGGCCGGTGCGGTGGACGCGGGCAAGGAGTCGGGCCTGGACAAGGACTTCACCCCGATCACCAGCGAGGCCCTGGCCGCCGCAGCGCCGGACGCGATCCTGGTCATGGCCAAGGGCCTGGAATCGGTCGGCGGGGTGGACGGGCTGGTCAAGATCCCGGGCGTCGCCCAGACCCCGGCCGGGATGGACCGCCGGGTGGTCACCGTGGACGACGGGATCCTCCTCAACTACGGCCCCCGCACGGACCAGGTCCTCAGCGCCCTGATCGCCCAGCTCTACCACCCCGGCAAGGCGTGA
- a CDS encoding HtaA domain-containing protein, with protein sequence MSLSHRRPIAIAAATLTAAALGATALMLPAVAAERPTVPIKIVGGTLDWGVKESYRNYVTGMAAGKITVADGAVRNADGTFRFGSATGQYDPATHVVKAAFQGSVTFFSPAPPAGHGFEVKLSDFRIDSGTKKVTADVTKGGKTDQDVPLAGVAFTGPAMEKLATTLTKQAADSLGSASYENKPGDPLTVKPEFEQPKPQPSGQPSTKPTPSSTTTKPAPTQTSGTPATPSKPPAQTTKPADGPQKILSGKATWGMKESFRRYVQGAGGSVTPAAGAVKNGELFDFTLGKGELDAKNKKLTASFNGSLRFLYAAHGIDMTFSNLRVTAAGKTGTLVLDVKTASGTRTGVPFATLDLSKADYRTKGGVLTLNSVPAVFTAEGAAVFANGTTGSMYQKGQAVDPLTLSVAVDRDAALPSGTAGGSGSSGGTGGTGGAGTAGGGGSVGGNLAATGAEIPAGSLLAASGVVVAAGAGAVFAARRRRTAGI encoded by the coding sequence ATGTCCTTGTCCCACCGCCGCCCGATTGCCATCGCGGCTGCCACCCTGACCGCCGCCGCCCTGGGCGCGACCGCCCTGATGCTCCCGGCGGTCGCCGCGGAACGGCCCACCGTCCCGATCAAGATCGTCGGCGGCACGCTCGACTGGGGCGTGAAGGAGAGCTACCGCAATTACGTGACGGGCATGGCGGCCGGAAAGATCACCGTTGCGGACGGGGCCGTGCGGAACGCCGACGGCACCTTCCGGTTCGGCTCGGCCACCGGCCAGTACGACCCGGCCACGCATGTGGTGAAGGCGGCCTTCCAGGGCAGCGTCACCTTCTTCTCGCCCGCCCCGCCCGCCGGCCACGGCTTCGAGGTCAAGCTCTCCGACTTCCGCATCGACTCCGGCACCAAGAAGGTGACCGCGGACGTCACCAAGGGCGGCAAGACCGACCAGGACGTGCCGCTGGCGGGCGTGGCCTTCACCGGGCCGGCGATGGAGAAGCTGGCCACCACCCTCACCAAGCAGGCGGCGGACTCCCTCGGTTCGGCCTCGTACGAGAACAAGCCCGGCGACCCGCTCACCGTGAAGCCGGAGTTCGAGCAGCCCAAGCCGCAGCCCTCGGGGCAGCCGTCCACGAAGCCGACCCCTTCGAGCACCACCACCAAGCCGGCCCCCACCCAGACCTCCGGCACCCCCGCGACCCCCTCCAAGCCCCCGGCCCAGACCACCAAGCCGGCCGACGGCCCGCAGAAGATCCTCAGCGGCAAGGCCACCTGGGGCATGAAGGAATCGTTCCGCCGCTATGTGCAGGGCGCGGGCGGCTCGGTCACCCCGGCCGCCGGGGCCGTGAAGAACGGCGAACTCTTCGACTTCACCCTCGGCAAGGGCGAACTCGACGCCAAGAACAAGAAGCTGACCGCCTCGTTCAACGGCAGCCTGCGCTTCCTGTACGCCGCCCACGGCATCGACATGACCTTCAGCAACCTGCGGGTCACCGCAGCCGGGAAGACCGGCACCCTGGTTCTCGACGTCAAGACGGCCTCCGGTACCCGCACCGGAGTTCCGTTCGCCACGCTCGACCTCTCCAAGGCCGACTACCGGACCAAGGGCGGGGTGCTCACCCTGAACTCCGTTCCGGCCGTCTTCACCGCCGAGGGTGCGGCCGTGTTCGCCAACGGCACCACCGGCTCGATGTACCAGAAGGGCCAGGCGGTGGACCCGCTGACCCTCTCGGTGGCGGTGGACCGGGACGCGGCCCTCCCGTCCGGCACCGCCGGTGGCAGCGGCAGCAGCGGCGGCACGGGTGGCACCGGAGGCGCCGGGACCGCCGGAGGCGGTGGCTCCGTCGGCGGCAACCTCGCCGCCACCGGCGCCGAGATCCCGGCCGGCAGCCTGCTCGCCGCCTCCGGTGTGGTGGTGGCGGCCGGCGCGGGTGCGGTGTTCGCCGCCCGCCGCCGCCGTACGGCCGGCATCTGA
- a CDS encoding heme oxygenase (biliverdin-producing) — translation MDAFSTVIRVASHEQHTEAETSTFMSDLLGGRLGVDAYARYTEQLWFVYQALEEGAEALKDDPVAGPFIRPELMRLTEIERDLAHLRGPQWRETLTALPATRAYADRVAECAATWPGGYVAHHYTRYLGDLSGGQIIRDKAERTWGFERKGDGVRFYVFEAISNPAAFKRTYRELLDAIAADDLEKQRIIDECKRAFDFNGAVFRELGNQFPLSA, via the coding sequence TTGGACGCCTTCTCTACGGTCATCCGCGTCGCGTCACACGAACAGCACACCGAGGCCGAAACCTCGACCTTCATGAGCGACCTGCTGGGCGGCCGGCTCGGAGTGGATGCGTACGCGCGCTACACCGAGCAGCTGTGGTTCGTCTACCAGGCCCTGGAGGAGGGCGCCGAGGCCCTGAAGGACGATCCGGTCGCCGGCCCGTTCATCCGGCCGGAGCTGATGCGGCTCACCGAGATCGAGCGCGACCTGGCTCACCTGCGCGGCCCGCAGTGGCGCGAGACGCTGACCGCCCTGCCCGCCACCCGCGCCTACGCGGACCGGGTCGCGGAATGCGCCGCCACCTGGCCCGGCGGCTATGTGGCCCACCACTACACCCGCTACCTCGGCGACCTCTCCGGCGGCCAGATCATCCGCGACAAGGCGGAGCGGACCTGGGGCTTCGAGCGCAAGGGCGACGGCGTCCGGTTCTACGTCTTCGAGGCGATCTCCAACCCCGCGGCCTTCAAGCGCACGTACCGCGAGCTGCTGGACGCCATCGCCGCGGACGACCTGGAGAAGCAGCGCATCATCGACGAGTGCAAGCGGGCCTTCGACTTCAACGGGGCGGTCTTCCGCGAACTGGGCAACCAGTTCCCGCTGTCAGCGTGA
- a CDS encoding PhzF family phenazine biosynthesis protein — protein MNDLDVLKVFCAGDGRHGNLLGVVRAGPNGSPVPDDAARQALAAELGYSETVFVDDSERGVVDIRTPGTRMSFAGHPLVGVAWLLDIEELNPPVGPVWARDDGEFTWITARPEWVTTKHTRQYATPAEVEALPAPPPGEGWLYAWAWEDERAGRVRARGFPRRADGIIVEDEATGSAALLLTAELNRALNITQGAGSQILTAPGPDGTVEIGGRVRFAS, from the coding sequence GTGAACGATCTCGATGTACTCAAGGTCTTCTGTGCGGGCGACGGGCGGCACGGCAACCTGCTGGGTGTCGTACGGGCCGGCCCGAACGGCAGCCCGGTCCCCGACGACGCGGCCCGGCAGGCCCTGGCCGCCGAACTCGGCTACAGCGAGACGGTGTTCGTCGACGACTCCGAGCGCGGGGTCGTCGACATCCGTACCCCCGGCACCCGGATGTCCTTCGCGGGACACCCGCTGGTCGGGGTGGCCTGGCTGCTGGACATCGAGGAGCTGAACCCGCCGGTGGGGCCGGTGTGGGCGCGCGACGACGGCGAGTTCACCTGGATCACGGCCCGCCCCGAGTGGGTCACGACCAAGCACACCCGGCAGTACGCCACCCCCGCCGAGGTCGAGGCCCTGCCGGCCCCGCCGCCGGGCGAGGGCTGGCTCTACGCATGGGCGTGGGAGGACGAGCGGGCGGGCCGGGTCCGCGCCCGCGGGTTCCCGCGGCGGGCGGACGGCATCATCGTGGAGGACGAGGCCACCGGCTCGGCGGCGCTGCTGCTGACGGCGGAGCTGAACCGGGCCTTGAACATCACCCAGGGTGCAGGCTCCCAGATCCTCACGGCTCCGGGGCCGGACGGCACCGTGGAGATCGGCGGCCGGGTCCGGTTCGCCTCCTGA
- a CDS encoding HtaA domain-containing protein, which produces MPVRPVRACAVTPSPRRRYTLPPALPLSLSLVLLAALLGVLLPAAPAEAAGRTVQGGRLDWGIKSSFQSYVTGPIGKGAFRLKSGAATVGGSLFRFHSAAGSYDPGAGSLDAAFTGGVQFQGHAKPDGSYELDLTLSRPTVRISGGKGTLHVDVTGKAKDTGTVTTSSQVPFAALSLGGIRMTGGGSPIALNNVPATLTEQGAASFAGYYPAGTRLDPVSLSVDVRDAVAEPAASPTASPAAPSGSPAAGQTAEGAFADAAVDWGVRRTFREYVTGSIGQGKWTLAEGAQDGGALFRFPQGKGAYDGRKGTLDATFAGTVHFTGAHLDLRLGKVAVRVENGKGVLAADVTTAGSTQPAVPLVEFDAKGLKTEGQLAVLTEAPATLTEAGSKAFNSMYKAGTEMDPVSLAVALDPAAKLPALPDLGSTGSPVPAPAPDASKGTAPAPAKAGQAEESSSTGLYVALGAALLVLAGGAAFLTVRKRRGSVPQD; this is translated from the coding sequence ATGCCCGTCAGACCTGTCCGTGCGTGCGCAGTGACCCCGTCGCCGCGGCGGCGGTACACCCTGCCGCCGGCCCTGCCGCTGAGCCTTTCCCTGGTCCTGCTCGCGGCGCTGCTGGGCGTCCTGCTCCCCGCCGCCCCCGCCGAGGCGGCGGGCCGTACGGTGCAGGGCGGCCGGCTCGACTGGGGCATCAAGTCCTCGTTCCAGAGTTATGTCACCGGGCCCATCGGGAAAGGCGCTTTCCGGCTGAAGAGCGGAGCCGCCACGGTCGGCGGCAGCCTGTTCCGCTTCCACTCCGCGGCCGGCTCCTACGACCCCGGTGCAGGATCGCTCGACGCGGCCTTCACCGGCGGGGTCCAGTTCCAGGGCCACGCCAAGCCCGACGGCTCGTACGAACTGGACCTCACCCTCAGCCGGCCCACCGTCCGGATCTCGGGCGGCAAGGGCACCCTCCATGTGGACGTCACCGGCAAGGCCAAGGACACCGGAACGGTCACCACCAGCTCCCAGGTGCCCTTCGCCGCCCTGTCCCTGGGCGGTATCCGGATGACGGGCGGCGGCAGCCCCATCGCCCTGAACAACGTCCCGGCCACCCTCACCGAGCAGGGCGCCGCCTCCTTCGCCGGCTATTACCCGGCCGGCACCCGGCTCGACCCGGTCTCGCTCTCCGTCGACGTACGGGACGCCGTCGCCGAACCGGCCGCCTCGCCGACGGCGTCCCCGGCCGCCCCCTCCGGCAGCCCGGCCGCCGGCCAGACCGCCGAGGGCGCCTTCGCCGACGCGGCCGTGGACTGGGGTGTCCGCCGCACCTTCCGCGAGTACGTCACCGGCTCGATCGGGCAGGGCAAGTGGACCCTTGCCGAGGGCGCCCAGGACGGCGGTGCACTGTTCCGCTTCCCGCAGGGCAAGGGTGCGTACGACGGCCGAAAGGGCACCCTTGACGCGACTTTCGCCGGGACCGTCCACTTCACCGGGGCCCACCTCGACCTCCGGCTCGGCAAGGTCGCGGTCCGGGTCGAGAACGGCAAGGGCGTGCTCGCCGCCGATGTCACCACAGCGGGCAGTACCCAGCCGGCCGTCCCCCTGGTGGAGTTCGACGCCAAGGGTCTGAAGACCGAGGGACAGCTGGCCGTCCTCACCGAAGCCCCCGCCACCCTCACCGAGGCGGGCTCCAAGGCCTTCAACTCGATGTACAAGGCAGGGACCGAAATGGACCCGGTCTCCCTCGCGGTCGCGCTCGACCCGGCCGCGAAGCTGCCGGCCCTGCCCGACCTCGGCTCCACCGGCTCGCCGGTGCCCGCCCCCGCCCCGGACGCGAGCAAGGGCACCGCGCCCGCCCCCGCGAAGGCCGGGCAGGCGGAGGAGTCCTCGTCCACCGGGCTGTACGTCGCCCTCGGCGCCGCCCTGCTGGTCCTGGCCGGCGGTGCCGCGTTCCTGACCGTCCGCAAGCGCCGCGGATCCGTACCGCAGGACTGA
- a CDS encoding site-2 protease family protein, with protein sequence MVHSARRSERQISPVFLGIVAIMAVTGWAVWTGYSTSTGLAIFLFVTSAWIVSLCLHEYAHARTALHSGDLTVGAKGYLTLNPLAYTHALLSIVLPVLFVILGGLGLPGGAVYIERGRITKRWQHSLISAAGPLTNVAFAAVCTAPFWLDALDGVPYAFRFALAFLALLQVSAAILNFLPVPGLDGYGVIEPWLSYSVRRQVEPLAPFGLILVFALLWIPEVNRLFFDFVHGLLGGLGVSDLESYCGWDLYRFWQDAPEICLVTE encoded by the coding sequence ATGGTTCATTCGGCGCGCCGCAGCGAGCGGCAGATCAGTCCGGTCTTCCTCGGCATCGTTGCGATCATGGCCGTGACCGGCTGGGCCGTCTGGACCGGCTACTCCACCAGCACCGGCCTCGCGATCTTCCTGTTCGTGACCTCGGCCTGGATCGTCTCGCTCTGCCTGCACGAGTACGCGCACGCCCGCACGGCGCTGCACAGCGGCGATCTGACGGTCGGCGCCAAGGGCTATCTCACGCTCAACCCGCTCGCCTACACCCATGCGCTGCTGAGCATCGTGCTGCCGGTGCTGTTCGTGATCCTCGGCGGTCTGGGCCTGCCCGGCGGTGCGGTGTACATCGAGCGCGGCCGGATCACGAAGCGCTGGCAGCACAGTCTGATCTCGGCCGCGGGCCCGCTCACGAACGTGGCCTTCGCGGCGGTGTGCACGGCGCCGTTCTGGCTGGACGCCCTGGACGGGGTGCCGTACGCCTTCCGCTTCGCGCTGGCGTTCCTGGCCCTGCTCCAGGTCTCGGCGGCGATCCTGAACTTCCTGCCGGTGCCGGGCCTGGACGGCTACGGGGTGATCGAGCCGTGGCTGTCGTACTCGGTCCGGCGGCAGGTGGAGCCGCTCGCGCCGTTCGGTCTGATCCTGGTCTTCGCGCTGCTGTGGATCCCGGAGGTCAACCGGCTGTTCTTCGACTTCGTGCACGGCCTGCTGGGCGGGCTAGGCGTCTCCGACCTGGAGTCCTACTGCGGCTGGGACCTCTACCGCTTCTGGCAGGACGCCCCGGAGATCTGCCTGGTCACGGAGTGA